A section of the Diabrotica virgifera virgifera chromosome 8, PGI_DIABVI_V3a genome encodes:
- the LOC126890168 gene encoding uncharacterized protein LOC126890168, protein MWRPWESDMHLPDENEPTDNLEDEDESAGSSTQQRKNLCVAEQNMVLDVFDGLSKKMNRYEAVKQTAILTKISCATVYRLIKTGSKSRKTRKDLGSSKKIQPHLLEPISETIYNMYAAKIMPNLNNIMAKLKEKHMVHDCSTKTLGRFLTKNGFKYKTVNKRQTIMESSRLIKWRNEYIEKILQYRSECREIYYLDETWFDSHETIDKAWTNGLSKCQIDVPHSKGKRICILHCGGQHGWVNDALLLSSKSIKDSSLDYHQDIEGTLFESWFENTLLPNLKANSVIVMDNASYHSRCIKKIPTKQSRKDEIQEFLIAEDLYFEDHYTKDQLIQVLHTKVVTKEHIVDKLATNNGHTVLRLPPYYCVLNPIELLWAQLKNHIRRNNTSPKDAQSVVELIKTEFKNISAQNWQNAIEHVKKIEKDYMKNVPALKKIIINLDESDDENDNDDELE, encoded by the coding sequence ATGTGGCGGCCATGGGAAAGTGATATGCATTTACCTGACGAAAATGAACCTACGGATAATTTAGAAGATGAAGATGAAAGTGCGGGGTCAAGTACTCAGCAAAGGAAGAATTTGTGTGTAGCTGAGCAAAATATGGTGTTAGATGTATTTGACGGACTTTCTAAAAAAATGAACAGATATGAAGCTGTTAAGCAAACAGCGATATTAACCAAAATTTCTTGTGCAACAGTGTACCGTTTAATAAAGACAGGTTCGAAAAGTAGAAAAACAAGAAAGGATTTGGGAAGCTCTAAAAAAATTCAACCTCACCTCTTGGAACCTATTAGTGAGacaatatataatatgtatgcaGCTAAAATTATGCCTAACCTAAACAATATCATggcaaaattaaaagaaaaacatatGGTTCATGATTGTTCCACAAAGACTCTGGGACGATTTTTGACcaaaaatggttttaaatataAAACTGTCAATAAGAGACAAACCATAATGGAAAGTAGCCGCCTAATAAAATGGAGGAAtgaatatatcgaaaaaattttacaataCCGCAGTGAGTGTCGAGAAATTTATTATCTGGACGAGACTTGGTTTGATTCCCACGAAACGATAGATAAAGCCTGGACAAACGGTTTAAGCAAATGCCAAATAGATGTACCCCATTCTAAAGGCAAGCGAATTTGCATATTACATTGCGGAGGACAACATGGATGGGTGAACGATGCGTTATTGTTGAGTTCCAAAAGTATTAAAGACAGTTCTCTAGACTACCACCAAGACATCGAAGGGACGCTTTTTGAATCGTGGTTTGAGAATACATTACTCCCAAATTTAAAAGCAAATAGCGTGATTGTTATGGACAATGCATCATATCACTCCAGATGCattaaaaaaattccaaccaaacAGAGTAGAAAGGATGAAATTCAAGAATTTTTAATAGCCGAAGACCTATATTTTGAGGATCATTACACCAAAGATCAACTAATTCAGGTTCTTCATACAAAAGTCGTAACTAAAGAACATATTGTAGATAAATTAGCCACTAACAATGGACATACGGTTTTAAGATTACCTCCATATTACTGTGTGTTGAATCCCATAGAATTGCTATGGGCTCAGTTAAAAAACCATATCCGGAGGAACAACACATCTCCAAAAGATGCCCAAAGTGTTGTCGAACTAATAAAAACGGAGTTCAAAAATATCAGTGCTCAAAACTGGCAAAATGCTATAGAACATGTAAAGAAGATTGAAAAGGATTACATGAAAAATGTCCCAGCCTTgaagaaaattattattaatttggatGAGAGTGATGACGAGAACGATAATGACGATGAGTTGGAATAA